The DNA segment TAAGTGTGGTAATTGCAAAGTGGAACGGAGTAATACTTGCTGAGAGTGATACAACAATAATAATTGAGGAAAATCATTATTTTCCCCCGGATTCTGTCAATATAGAATACTTAAAAGAAAGCACCACACATACCACATCCCCCTGGAAAGGGGTTGAATTCCAATAATCATCAAAAAGCTTAATAAGTTATATCCCTTAATTTAATTGGGAGAGAAAATG comes from the Methanosarcinales archaeon genome and includes:
- a CDS encoding DUF427 domain-containing protein produces the protein MVIAKWNGVILAESDTTIIIEENHYFPPDSVNIEYLKESTTHTTSPWKGVEFQ